One window from the genome of Nicotiana sylvestris chromosome 9, ASM39365v2, whole genome shotgun sequence encodes:
- the LOC138878648 gene encoding uncharacterized protein, whose amino-acid sequence MGYAIETVYVMCQLHNESRNHLFVECVFAQKIWNMVLIWLQMQPHGLKSWNQHWRCAMDKAKGKSQAVVAFKMIYVDIIHMIWCETNNRVFEKASRDIDEIARTIACIYNVRANAGTRRLLQQLKF is encoded by the coding sequence ATGGGGTATGCCATAGAAACAGTATATGTCATGTGCCAATTGCATAATGAGAGCAGAAACCATCTCTTTGTGGAATGTGTCTTTGCTCAAAAGATATGGAACATGGTTCTAATATGGCTTCAGATGCAACCACATGGTCTGAAATCATGGAACCAACATTGGAGATGTGCAATGGATAAGGCTAAAGGAAAATCTCAAGCAGTTGTTGCCTTCAAGATGATATATGTTGACATAATCCACATGATATGGTGCGAAACAAACAATCGAGTATTTGAGAAGGCCAGTAGAGATATAGATGAAATAGCAagaactatagcatgcatatatAATGTTAGAGCTAATGCTGGAACTAGGAGACTACTGCAGCAGTTAAAATTTTGA